The Syntrophus gentianae nucleotide sequence AACCGGAAAAGGCCTTCGAGCAACTGAGATTCTTTTCTTTCAAGGGACATTTTGACGCCGCCTCCCCCCTGGCCGATGCCGTGCGGCTGACGGACGGGACGCCCATTCTCCTGTCGCGCAGCGGCTATACGGGAGAATTCGGCTTCGAGATCTACGTCGCTCCGGAGCATTTCGTTTCTGCCTGGGAAACGATTTTTGAGGCAGGGGAAGATCTGGGGAGCATTCCCTGCGGACTCGGCGCCCGAGACTCTCTGAGGGCCGGCGCGATGCTTCCCCTTTCCCATCAGGATATCGGCCCCTGGCCCTTTGTCCATCATCCCTGGCCTTTCGCCCTCCCCTTCAATGACGACGGAAGCGCCTTCACCAAGGAATTTGTCGGTTCGGAAGCCCTCCTGCGCATAGAAAGCCCGGAATTTACCTTCGCCTTTGTGGGCGATGATCTCCGCAAGGTCTCGACCGAGGAGTCCGCCTTTGTGCTGGATTCTGCAGGTCAGGAAATCGGGACCGTTCTGACCTGCGTGACGGACATAGGAATCGGGCGGCGCGAGGGGCGCATCTACAGCATTGCCAGTCCGGACAAACCCGAAAACTTCGATCCCAGAGGGCTCAGCTGTGGCTTTGTCAAGGTGAAAGTCAGACTCTGGGCAGGGGACAGAGTGGAACTCAAAGACCGGCGGCGCAGGCTCCAGGCGACGATTGTCAACGGCATCCGTCCCGACCTCACCGCACACCGCCCCATCCGGGAAATGATCTGATCGAGGAGGAGTATTCATGAAGGAAATCAATGAGCTGAACTTACCCGAAAATGTGCGCTACACCGAAGACCACGAGTGGGCAAGGAGGGATGGCGATGTCGTATTCATAGGCATTACAGATTACGCCCAGGACCAGCTCGGGGACATCGTCTTTGTGGAAGTGCCTGAAGTGGGCACTGTTTTCGAACAGAAAGAGGAATGTGGGACCATCGAATCCGTCAAGGCCG carries:
- a CDS encoding aminomethyltransferase family protein gives rise to the protein METQAKKTLLHDWHLAHGARMADFAGYEMPLWYSSGVKNEHLAVLTHAGMFDTSHMAVVMLRGKGGFDLLQLCFTRDLRACVGKDRTPLIPSRCIYGAFLDPKGGVIDDAVVCQLAPEHYMIVVNAGMGGIIAQHLRDHRENREVEIEDLSHRVGKLDIQGPLSARVLKKVLAEPEKAFEQLRFFSFKGHFDAASPLADAVRLTDGTPILLSRSGYTGEFGFEIYVAPEHFVSAWETIFEAGEDLGSIPCGLGARDSLRAGAMLPLSHQDIGPWPFVHHPWPFALPFNDDGSAFTKEFVGSEALLRIESPEFTFAFVGDDLRKVSTEESAFVLDSAGQEIGTVLTCVTDIGIGRREGRIYSIASPDKPENFDPRGLSCGFVKVKVRLWAGDRVELKDRRRRLQATIVNGIRPDLTAHRPIREMI
- the gcvH gene encoding glycine cleavage system protein GcvH, giving the protein MKEINELNLPENVRYTEDHEWARRDGDVVFIGITDYAQDQLGDIVFVEVPEVGTVFEQKEECGTIESVKAVAPIFLPVSGEIAAVNAALEDAPELVNSSPYLDGWIAKIKFGDPSELESLLDRKAYLELLTGMGE